DNA from Cotesia glomerata isolate CgM1 linkage group LG10, MPM_Cglom_v2.3, whole genome shotgun sequence:
AAGAAAaccatttataaataaaaaaaaaaacttatcaagataattgtatattataaaatttaaacatacCGCTCGCGGTTGTCTTTGCTAAAACTTTGACGACGCTCTCTTGGACGTCTATCTTcttcataatcataattataatcttTTTTCTCATCAGCAACCACGTCGTTACTTTTTTCTGGTGAGCTATTAACTGATGGTATTGGTAACAGAGGCTCAGTTCCGGGAGGTGGTGGTGGAACAACTTCTGAGTCTTCTTCAATTATCGATGGATGCACGATAGATTCACTTTCAACATCTAACTTGatcaatttatcattaatacctttaaattaaataaaattcattagatTCTGATTAAACATAAGGTACATTTTGTAATTTACCTGGATCAACAGGTGCCTCATAAGTATCTTGTggagctaaaaaattttctggttCAGTTGGAACTAATTCTTGAGGTGGTTCTTTAGATTCTACAGGAACAGATACAACAGAAACTTCTACTTTTTCTTCCTCTACTGGAGGTGCAACAACAGAAACAGGTGCTGTATTTTTAggaactatatttttttgaattgaatGATAAGTTTGCTGTTTAGCGTAACCAGTTTCATTCTTAAAGTTCATTACTGCATTACGTAAAAATCGACTAGGAATCAAATTTTCTGGTGATATATCTTTTTCCGGGCAATCGGGGCATTGATGATCTTCAGATTCAAGTAGTAGAGTTCGAATacctataaataattaaaaaaaaaaaaaaaaaaaattatatataaaccACAATGAACACTTGTCTGATTAATagtgataaatatataataatttactccAATAAACTTACATTCATCACAAAAAGAATTGCCACAACATGGAATCATAACTGCATCAGTTAATAAGTCTTTACATAAATTGCAAAGTAAATCTTCTGGTATTTCTGGTTTTTTGACAATAGGCTCCGGATCATTTGAAAAAGGAGGTCgttcttttttaacttctttaTAAGCttgactaaaaataaaaataaaataataaatatttataaaaaaaaaaaaaaaaaacaacagtaaatataaagattttttaaataaattgagaaaaaaacttACTGATCAATAGCAGGAACAGCATAATGGCCGGTTGGTGTCATCATGGCACCTGGAACTGATGGGCCTTCGACTGGTACCATAAAACTTCGAGGAATTCCAgtgctttttttaatttcaataggCTCTTGATTTACACCAAGAGGACAATTTTTTATCCAGTGACCAGGTTGATGGCATTTATTACAACGATATTTTGGTGGTACTTCACCTGATTGATTAGCACCACGGATTTTCATGTAActataaacataaattaaatattttttttaatataaaatgtaaGAATAGTTccgttattaataatttaccaaGCTGATGAATACTAATAGTAACATtgcttgaaattttaattaaaataactttacgtacaaaatttaaccaaaatattttattaagtagTAACGAATTAGTGAATTGTTAAATAGATTCAACGATTAACAAtacatttattgtaaaaaataaaagttatggaaaaataattactttgatGGATCATAGTCCTGTGTTGATTGAGTCATCATGGCTCGGATTTTATCTTCTTCGGATCCATCTAACCGGGTTAAATCAACAGCATGACCTAAATTAGATTCATCTTTCAAGTTAACAAATGATTGTGGTTCAGACCGGTTCCACGATCTTTTTTGTTGAACTGTTAAAGGTATCCTGGCAACAATAAGACTTGTGTTTTTCGGAATAAGGATATTGTCATCCGtgtaatctatatatataaaaaaaaaaaaaaaaatatttatttgttaaaaattagtatatgCAATTAAAAAGGatataattgatataaaaattttgaaacttacCTTCTTTTGTCTCGGCATTAGTGATAAGAAGATCAAAATCAGCATTTTTTCCAAagcgtttttgatgaaaaatggCTTTCTTAAGATCAGCCACTGAGATATTTAAACCATCAAAAGATACGATATGTGACTCTAAagatgttttaaatttataatgcaCAGacattgtaataataataacaactgaattttcaaatagtaaaaaatataatttatcttAATTACACGTTACAGACATACATAGTGTATGGCCAAACACACAGGtctttgctttttttttttttttttttcaaaatatcaattatattcgtaaaatataacacagtatttattaaatgaattatCTACATAGTGACTTAActtaaaaacaacaataataaaagtaattaagaCAATAATACAATTGTTGAACTAGATATCCAAGCAACGAAAATCGATCAATCCATTTGTTTAAGGTTAAGGTTTAAAGATTAATGCATATATAAACGCATCATCTCCAATTATAATTAGCTATCCAGGTGTCGCTCTGATGAAAGGCATTCCAGGCATTCtgggtaatttttttcaatctaaCATTTGATTGgcagaaaaatatttctgtCTTTCAGTCTCAGCGTCGCCCAACGATTCATAGAAATAAACCTTTCAAACTGCATTGAAAATTGAAACGAAACACAAGTCTttgtaaaaaagaataattcaattatttatttcaagaatatcaatattgattgaatagattattttttataattaataatatttttttgctaaaaaaatgaattattaaaagcatcattatcatttttaactgCAAAAGAATTTATGTAGAGTCTCATCAGATAGAAAACCGCCTGTATGATTCGCGTACGTTGTATATAATCGAAAGAGAAATAAATACCGGATTCGGTATTCTTCGGCTTTTATCGTTTGTAGTTAGCAGTAAACTTCgggttaaatatttttgactcGGTGACATGTGACTCGTTGAAGTACATAGTAAATGGAGTAAAGGTTATAATCACATTATTTGCTTAAGAatttaaccgaaaaaatattattattaatatttaaagttttaaataattataattaaaattaaaattaattaagaatctataataataactttagaAACTATTAACAAACAAAAATGGAGAAGGTACAATTGTCTAAGAGTATTTTACAAATGAaggtaaatataattttatattctaaaatgtttctttataaattttagtttaaactaattgaataataatttttatagtttatgaAAAGAACAAAAGAGAAGGTtgacaaagaaaaatttcaaatggaaGGAGAAGAGTATTTTGAAAACCAATTGAcgacaaaaatgaaaaaagaatcgtaagttaaaaagttatttatttttattatattataattaaaaactgaaatttatttatttatttatttataatttttagtggGAAATATGTTATGGAATCAAGTTACGTGTTCTGTGAACAATTAGTAGATGGAAGGCTCAGTTTTCGTGGAATGAATcctgaaattgaaaaattaatggagcaagaaaataacttgaaaaatttaaaagaagagATAAAACGAGAAACAGAAGTTTCTGATGAACAAATGGCGAAACGTTTCAAGTCGTCACAAGTCAAGACaatgggaaaaaaatttcaaactaaaaaaaatcgtcatATAAGATTTCCATCTGACGATGAAGAtgaagtcaaaaataaaaatgcttttttaaaaccaaaagattaaatatttcttttaaatctaACTTTACgtcaagaaattttacaattttttataatactgagATTAAAaaacatctgacaatttttaggattttttttaataaataaattattatcaacgaattgagaaaaaaataatccaccTACAAgaagttgaaaaaaactatgaatgtacattttttttttttctcaatgttTTTTTAGTACTCATTTATTTCTTgagtaaaatcaataaattatcagatgtAAACTGACTTTAGTTCGATTAATTTTTCGtagaattaatttgtaaataatgtaCATACAtaagtttattaaaacaaaagttTTTCCGCAagttcaatttatattttttaccttaacattacaaaattttttataaattactttatttatatcttaattattacaagaacaatttaaaacatttatgatttgtattaaatgacatatatgtaaaaaatgatcataaagaaaaaagaatattaaatttttataaacaatagctgccattttattaaagatatcAAGTCGTCCAACAAATTACGGGCTTATATCCTTTTCGTATAAGCGAAGCTTACcgaaaaaacttatttatctAAAAAGAGAAAAACCGAGTCGCCATCtacagataaattttttttcctatttgtaataattcgaAAAGACAAATCTCGATTggatattatcattataaattgtatACACAATCTTAACCCTCAACATATTATTCTAcgattaatttgtttattaatttaaaaaatagtagtgattagaaaataataaaaaatgttgaaacagtcatttaaattttatacttgtATCAACAGTTTATCAAGTAAGTACTTATTGAGccaatttaaatgaaagggttaaataatttagttttaaatgaaatatttgataaattattacagATCAATTAAAATGCCAAATGAGCACGGCGACTCGCGAAAAATGGGACCTGCTTAGTGCAATTTGTGTTGAAAGACATCCAATAATAACAGCACCTAAAACtgaaattgaagaaaattttcagggTTTACTGGATGAGATTGAGCTGGAGAACAGCTTAAAGTGTGATCACGAATTGAACGTAGAAAACGAAAAGCGAAAAGacgaaaagataaaaaaaggtATGATTGATTTAGACGCAGATGTTATTATCTCAATGCGTGCTCAAGACATAGAGGACCAGGGTGATGCCGAATTGAAGGAATTTAAATTTGCTTCTCGTATTACTGAagctgatttaaaaaatataaccaGTTCTCTAGAGAGAAAATTGGACAAAACTTTGTTTCTTTGTGTTCAACAGAAAATTGGTAACGATAATTTATGGCTACCTCCCCAAGGGCTTAGAGAACAAGGAGAGAATATGAGACAGGTAATTTATTGTAACTgtttgcttattttttttaaataatcaatatataGTAACTTTAAATTTGTCTATAGGCAGCTGAAAGAATTTTACAAAAGACTTGTGGAGAAAATTTAAGCGTAAGAATTTACGGAAATGCACCCATGGGATTTTATAAGTATGTTTATCCAAAAACGGTCCGCGAAAATGGTTCACGAGgcgctaaaatattttactatcTGGCCAGGTACGTTAACGGCACCCTTCCTAGTAATCTCAAGTACCAGTGGCTCGATAGAGATGAATTAAAACAAGCTCTACCAAAACCCATTTATAAAAGTGTTTCTGAGTTTCTTATTCCTGAACAACCATCTTAATTAAttgcttaaaaataatgtaaataagtAACAAACTTagtatttcaataaatttttatttaattatatataaaaaaaaaaaagtcttttaattaaattaaaactttctCCAATTAAATCCACTCCGTCTTCTTCCAGTATACTTAGTGTCTTCACGTGTATCTTTACCCTGTCGTCTTcttctttcttttttctcCAAAATCCAATTTCCTCCTTTCTTCAAAGATTTTCCACGTTGAGTGTCACGCTTTGTGACGTGTTTACCAGCGTGAGCTGACTCTGATTCGTCCCCTAGAGCTTTTGGCATTGGCATATTGCCTCCAGTCATCAAAacaaggaaaaattttttggcctTGGT
Protein-coding regions in this window:
- the LOC123273123 gene encoding M-phase phosphoprotein 6 — encoded protein: MEKVQLSKSILQMKFMKRTKEKVDKEKFQMEGEEYFENQLTTKMKKESGKYVMESSYVFCEQLVDGRLSFRGMNPEIEKLMEQENNLKNLKEEIKRETEVSDEQMAKRFKSSQVKTMGKKFQTKKNRHIRFPSDDEDEVKNKNAFLKPKD
- the LOC123273125 gene encoding 39S ribosomal protein L46, mitochondrial; translation: MLKQSFKFYTCINSLSNQLKCQMSTATREKWDLLSAICVERHPIITAPKTEIEENFQGLLDEIELENSLKCDHELNVENEKRKDEKIKKGMIDLDADVIISMRAQDIEDQGDAELKEFKFASRITEADLKNITSSLERKLDKTLFLCVQQKIGNDNLWLPPQGLREQGENMRQAAERILQKTCGENLSVRIYGNAPMGFYKYVYPKTVRENGSRGAKIFYYLARYVNGTLPSNLKYQWLDRDELKQALPKPIYKSVSEFLIPEQPS